In Cicer arietinum cultivar CDC Frontier isolate Library 1 chromosome 1, Cicar.CDCFrontier_v2.0, whole genome shotgun sequence, one DNA window encodes the following:
- the LOC101511468 gene encoding transcriptional corepressor LEUNIG_HOMOLOG-like: MDSNNNDPHDPDADAMFRLYLHDYLIKKGMHNTAEIFMNEAEVHKIPTDKNFLDTVLDSPDGFLHDWWSIFYDVFRSRQGRHQQSQPEFSSKVVPKMIHAARNSSPFRIPQMPMNEQRSQQFQANPSFNNIMAQPTGCLISPRLYNKEQLGNIDPRLLALIGANNPNFMAGTSSNNPSQDMGKQVQKQAFKENGIGMRVGFTSRGPQKAMLPLERPHETNNYDAPNVVPTNGLPLNDPRLTSLLQIPNYPQQCQVLNTQNQDAILTQALASAPNNQPFTAPGNSSKCNSQYPEIPKTESSNKDKEMMGQTVRAGEPQCKQDQQMQSQNIDKGRKRKVRASLRPEECVRDCVDAADGKPADENVESYLSIENGNADHRTLPFSNLKRISATNSRNENKGFSFQEVGTLHSCKSKVLSSHFSSNGEVLASAGHDKKIFIWNMETFECVSTEETHSLLITDVRFRPGSTIFATSSFDRSVRLWDTTRPAKSLLKLTGHSEQVMSLDFHPRKVDLLCSCDSNDIIRVWNVNQCACLHVIKGGSKQVRFQPLYGKLLATATGNNVKIFDIETNSLLYHLQGHDKDVLSICWDRSGKYIASVSEDSARVWSDGECISELPSNGNKFQSCIFHPAYCNLLVIGGYQSLEFWSPTESSRTLSIIAHRGLIAGLADSPEDELIASASHDHVVKLWK; encoded by the exons ATGGACTCAAACAATAACGACCCCCATGATCCAGACGCTGATGCAAT GTTTCGATTATATTTGCATGATTATTTGATCAAAAAGGGAATGCATAATACCGCTGAGATTTTCATGAATGAAGCCGAGGTTCATAAAATCCCCACAg ACAAGAACTTTTTGGATACGGTGCTTGATTCTCCAGATGGATTCCTCCATGACTGGTGGTCTATTTTCTATGATGTATTTAGGTCTAGACAAGGAAGGCATCAGCAGTCTCAGCCAGAGTTCTCTAGTAAGGTG GTCCCAAAAATGATCCATGCTGCAAGGAATAGTTCCCCTTTTAGAATCCCTCAAATGCCAATGAATGAGCAGAGATCTCAACAATTTCAAGCCAACCCCAGCTTTAACAACATAATGGCACAACCAACTGGTTGTTTGATATCTCCGAGACTGTACAATAAAGAGCAACTTGGAAATATTGATCCACGTTTGCTTGCTCTTATCGGAGCAAATAACCCGAATTTCATGGCAGGGACTAGTTCAAA TAATCCATCGCAAGATATGGGCAAGCAGGTCCAGAAGCAAGCCTTTAAG GAAAATGGAATTGGTATGCGTGTGGGATTTACTTCCAGAGGACCTCAAAAAGCAATGCTGCCTTTAGAAAGACCTCATGAAACAA ATAACTATGACGCTCCTAATGTGGTGCCAACAAATGGTTTGCCATTAAAT GACCCACGACTAACTTCACTTTTGCAAATACCAAACTATCCACAGCAGTGTCAAGTGTTGAACACACAAAATCAGGACGCAATCCTTACTCAAGCACTTGCAAGTGCTCCTAACAATCAGCCTTTCACAGCTCCTGGAAACTCTAGCAAATGTAACAGTCAATATCCAGAGATTCCCAAGACTGAATCAAGTAATAAGGATAAGGAG ATGATGGGCCAAACAGTTAGAGCTGGAGAACCTCAATGCAAGCAGGATCAGCAAATGCAGTCCCAAAATATTGAT AAGGGCAGAAAGAGAAAGGTAAGAGCATCCTTAAGACCTGAAGAATGTGTCCGG GACTGTGTGGATGCGGCAGATGGAAAACCAGCGGATGAAAATGTGGAGTCCTACCTTTCTATTGAAAATGGGAATGCTGATCATAGAACGTTGCCGTTCAGCAATCTGAAACGTATTTCAGCAACAAACAGCAGAAATGAAAATAAAG GTTTTTCATTCCAAGAGGTTGGAACCCTTCACTCATGCAAAAGCAAGGTTTTATCCAGCCATTTTTCATCAAATGGAGAAGTTTTGGCAAGTGCTGGACATGACAAGAAG ATTTTTATTTGGAACATGGAAACTTTTGAATGTGTTTCTACTGAAGAAACACATTCACTCCTCATTACAGATGTCCGGTTTAGACCAGGGTCAACTATATTTGCAACATCTTCCTTTGATAGATCTGTAAGACTATGGGATACTACTAGA CCAGCCAAATCATTGTTAAAGCTTACTGGGCATTCTGAACAAGTAATGTCACTGGACTTCCACCCAAGAAAGGTGGATCTTCTTTGCTCGTGTGATAGCAATGATATAATTCGTGTGTGGAATGTGAACCAATGTGCTTGCTTGCATGTAATTAAG GGAGGTAGTAAACAAGTTAGATTCCAGCCTCTTTATGGGAAGCTTCTAGCTACTGCTACTGGAAATAATgtcaaaatatttgatattgagACTAATAGCCTTCTGTACCATCTACAG GGACATGATAAAGATGTTCTTTCTATTTGTTGGGATAGAAGTGGAAAGTATATTGCCTCTGTCAGTGAAGATAGCGCACGGGTTTGGTCGGACGGAGAATGCATTAGTGAGTTGCCTTCAAATGGGAACAAGTTTCAATCATGCATATTTCATCCGGCATATTGTAATCTCTTAGTCATTGGTGGCTATCAG TCCCTTGAATTCTGGAGTCCAACTGAGAGCAGTAGAACATTGTCAATCATTGCACATAGGGGGTTAATTGCTGGACTAGCAGATTCACCCGAAGATGAATTAATTGCCTCGGCTAGCCATGATCACGTGGTGAAACTGTGGAAATGA